Part of the Arachis hypogaea cultivar Tifrunner chromosome 6, arahy.Tifrunner.gnm2.J5K5, whole genome shotgun sequence genome, taaactgaatataaaataatacaaacaataaaaaatccaatttattctttttttaatacaagatttagaataaaaaatagaatgatagaaaatataatgataaaaacttgatagtgataataaaaaaaattgaacaaaaataaAGTTGTTATATCTATTCCTAATATCTCCTTGACAAGAatgacacaaaatacactaatttaatatttCAAAACACAATGTCTTTATTCATGTTTCACCTACAAACACAATTTTGTATTTCTATGTCCATATCTCAATGTCCTTTTCTTATAAACAAATGCAGCCTAATATCTATAAATTATCAAACATAAGTACATAGAAAACTACAGCAATGGAACTTTACAAACCCAACAGGAATTAGTATGCGTGTGAGAAAAGAATCAATCAATTCTAATTCAAATTGAATGTGTATCATGTTTGATGTATGTCAATAAGCTCTCTTCTGTATCTACAATGTGCACCAAGACACGGCACACAACCATTAAATACAATTACAGTAAGACCAAGGTTCATCACCAAGGACAATTTTCTTGGGTTTGGAAGTGGGGCTGATTAAGGACTTATAAGGTATATAGACACAATTGCTCGCACAGGATCTGCTTAAAATCCCTCCCCAGAATTTAAGCAACCATACTTGAATCATAGTTCTCTCAAGAACAGAAAGAACGTTAGATGCCCCTCCCAGTTTCATCTCTCTAGCAAAATGTTTTTCCCACCAACCTAGATTCTAATGTTCCTCATTTTTCCTGAGTACCAACTTTATCAGCAGCAGGTACATTTTCAGGGAAAGTGGATACATCCAAGTCAATAACCGTCAAATCATACGGTACAGATGCAGAACTGGATATATCCACAAGCAAGGAAGAATTTGTTGCCTCAGAACTACGAGCATCAGAAACGGGACCAGAATTCGAGGGAGTGCTACTGGTAGAAGAAGAAAAACTAGATAGCTGTATGTCATCTAACTTGTTTTCGTAAATATGCTTATTTTTTCTCACAGAATCCATTTCTGGGCCCATTGGAACAAAAGTTCGTGATCTGTACTTCCGTGCTCCCTCTTCACCTTCACTGTGGTTATACAGCACATAATCATGATACGTTGGTGCAAACTGCCACAAGTTTAAGGTGTTGTATCAAAAAATCAGCTAATAAATGAAAAGCAAAGGGAGGATGGATATTTCAACAAGAACCCATGCATGCCATATGGTGACAATGTTGAAATGGATGAATACAAAGCGAGACTCACCTGGTGGACAGTATCATGGTAAAAGTCATTCAACTTCACAGCATGCCCAAGACTAGCTGTGAAACCACGGGATCCACCGATGTTAGCACCAGCATATTCTTTGTATGGAAATGCATAAAAGTGGCCCACAGCAGCAACAAGCATCTCAACACAAATGATAAAATTTTGAAGTAGAGCAGCTTCATCTGCATTCTTGATGATTCCCGACTTGGCAGCAAGGAAGAATAAGACACCCTAGGAATTCAAAAATCTATAGTTGTAATGATAAACACACGTACGACAAGCCATGACATAGAAAACTGTGCATTCAACCCAAAATTAACACTGAAAAAATTGTATTGGGAGGTCAGGAAAAAATGCCCAAAACAAAGTACTGATCATATGAAAATCAAATAAAGCATCCTTATAGAGTATTACTAGTGGGCTTCAAGGCACTTCATGCCTAATGGATGGAAATGAGAAGAAATCATAACCAAATAACTGTAATATCAAGTAGTTATTTTGGGTATTTCAGTCTATTCAAATTGTGACCAAAGTGCAGTTATTGTTGCTCAACAGCATTATGTAGGATTGAAGATTATTTCTATTTTGCATAACATTTACATCCTTTACCATGgtcttgaaaactaataaaattgcCAACCCCCCCCCACCccccaaaccaaaaaaaaaaaactgcattactgaaagagttgaaatttgaaaatagGAAAGAATGTATCATATTTCATAAAAAGAAAAGCAGCATGAAAAGTAAGTACCTGCCAATAAGTCAAGAATACAACAGATTTTATTATGATGAACTTTGGAACTGGATTGAATGGCTGGAGCAGATCCTTACAGGCCATATAAAATAAGGCAAGAGCATACAAAGCCATCGTATACGAGAGTGTATATATAATAGTCAGGTACAAGTATGACTGCTTTGGATTGAAATTTCCATCCTTATATTTCCCCTTCGCATAAAGTATGAGAGTAACTACCACTAAAATGGGCTTCAAAATCACAAACTGCAAACACCCTTGCTTGCACTTACGTATGAAACGCCTGCACTAGAAGTTCCAAGAGTGAGAGAAGAACCATAATTTTGCAATAAAGATCATGTTACAAGTCTTTTTCATTGgcacaattttttattttccaaaaaccctcaaaaaaCAAATTTCCATACAATATATGTACCACACACACCACCAACTGACAAAGATCCTGATTCCAGGGAAAAAAATGGAAATCCATAGATGGGATCGGTTTCCAGGGAGCATTTAGATATATTCTGGCACGTAAActtttaaacaaaaatttataaatcAGGCACAAACTCACCCATCCAACGGTATAGGAGGAAAGCAGCAAGTCATCAGACACACTGACGGCTTCAGAACTCGGCCACTCAAACTTATTACAACTGCTCCAGGACCACCAACCCAAGCCAGACATAGTGATAGGAAATTATAAATGACCCATGCCTCGTAACTAAAACAGTAGAAAAGATACAAATTAACAAATGGCTCCAGGATAATACAAATATATCTGTGATCTCATTATAATTTAAGAACAGAGACAACAGAATGCTGGGTGAACATAAATCACATAGCTGAAAGTTAGCTCTACATATGAAAAAAACAAATGGTATATTGCCTTTCCTCTCTTTTGACTGCAAATGTTAGAACGTCTGCTTTTGCAGCAAACCTCTACAGTACACCGCCTCAGTCTCATCTTATACAGAAGAATATTACTTATGTTGAGCAATTTTCAGAAGTTAATGGCTAACAGGGTAAAATCACTTAAGCTAGATAGATAATAGATAAACAATCTATTTGAAGGACCCAGACTATTTGATATCCGCTGAATTTAGACTCCATGTATAGTAAGTAGGGTTATTAATTCATTATGGTATCAGAGAGTTCTGGGTAGCAAATTCGAGGGGGTTTCCAAACACTCCTACTAAGAAAGCCATACATAACTACTTCTGAGTCTTCATTAAGTCAGGAATGGAGTAGAGTAGAAATATAAATAATTCGGAAATATATCGTTTTCATATTCAAATAAGCTGGTAATTGCAAACTCATCGCCCAAAACATGCAGACAAAGAAGAGAAAGCATGTGAAACATGAAATAGGAATGAACAAAAATGTAATCAGATTTAATATCAGCAACAACCGAATAAAAGAAGAAGTAGGGGAAAAAAACGCATACGAACTTACACTTCCCGTATGGAATTAAAATAGATCGAACTGTCAGGTAGAACAAGGGACAAGAATGACATCAGCGCATAAACCTGCGAGAGAATAATTAcattaaaaagtttaaaacaaatcataaaaatcaaatgtTCAATATTGGCAATGGAACTTCAAGATTAAGTCAATGGCCTTTTTGCTTCCAATTTAACACTGgaagttaaaaaatcaaatccAGTTATCTGAAGTTGAAAGGTACCGTGATGTGCATCTGATTTGATAATGTCAACTCTGGTAGATAAGCGAACTCTAATTATTCTAGCTCTATCCACTAAAAACTAGTTCATGCAATTAACAAAGCAGGATAATAGGGATCGAGAATAGAAAGAGCGAAAGAACTCACAGGGACCATGAAGACGATGCGAACGATGAATCGCTGGTAGGTAGGCTCAGTGTAATTGAGGAGATGCCTGTAGATATGAATAATAGCCAAAGCGATAGCTCCAAGGGTGCATATGAAAGCGGTGATGTAGAGGAAAGCAGGAACCAGCACCCCCATTGATGAAGAATTGGGGATGGAAGTTTAACTCTAAAACCCTAGTGTGTAAGGGAAAGGGGAGAAAAGGGAGCAGATCTGAGAGgaagagggaagaattgcagagaggagaagaaggtgaATGGTGCGGTGGCAAGTCGAAACTCGAACAATAATGGCGGCTGTTGGCTTTGCCAAGAAGGAACAGAGAAAAAGGAAATACAGTGCCGAAAAGCACAACCACCTGTATCCAGAATGGAAGTAATTAATGAATTAATATTAgtataattaatgtaattaagTTATCAGTTATCACTGCTTTTGCTTTAGGTTCGGACCTATTATACCGAAACGCGCTAGCATGCTTATTATTCCAAATTTCCAACACGCCCAAGCGCGTATGTTTCACGAGAAATAGGAGAAACAAAACCAAGAGAGGGTTACTTCACTACTATTATTAGGAAAATGCATgaattttgataatttgataaGCATTATCTATAATAACTCCCACGACCATGGTGGTGTTAATCTGTTGGATAAGTacctgtaatttttttaatttgttagagaTGAGATTATAGAGAGCACTACAGATTTTCTCCTGCAAACAACTTGTTAGTGTAACATTTAACTGAATGGTAGATATTGTAACAACTCTCAAACAAAATGATTTGCCCCGAAACCAAAATGATGGTGATTTGTTACTTATTACCTCTAAACTAACTATATTTGTaaattattgattgaaagctCAAAAAATTGAGCCATCAATCCTTTCATGGACCTCTCCTTGAACAATACAAGAgtctatatactttttttttttttaaataaaagaaactcAATACAATAAAGTGGAACATaaataacacaaaaataaaagaaatttgtcTACACATGTATTATCCGTATCATTGGTATCTTCAGTATTACTATCAACACCCATAAAGATCATTGGAGGTTCAATATTGGTAGCTTAAA contains:
- the LOC112695636 gene encoding uncharacterized protein; the encoded protein is MGVLVPAFLYITAFICTLGAIALAIIHIYRHLLNYTEPTYQRFIVRIVFMVPVYALMSFLSLVLPDSSIYFNSIREVYEAWVIYNFLSLCLAWVGGPGAVVISLSGRVLKPSVCLMTCCFPPIPLDGRFIRKCKQGCLQFVILKPILVVVTLILYAKGKYKDGNFNPKQSYLYLTIIYTLSYTMALYALALFYMACKDLLQPFNPVPKFIIIKSVVFLTYWQGVLFFLAAKSGIIKNADEAALLQNFIICVEMLVAAVGHFYAFPYKEYAGANIGGSRGFTASLGHAVKLNDFYHDTVHQFAPTYHDYVLYNHSEGEEGARKYRSRTFVPMGPEMDSVRKNKHIYENKLDDIQLSSFSSSTSSTPSNSGPVSDARSSEATNSSLLVDISSSASVPYDLTVIDLDVSTFPENVPAADKVGTQEK